The Helianthus annuus cultivar XRQ/B chromosome 16, HanXRQr2.0-SUNRISE, whole genome shotgun sequence genome includes a window with the following:
- the LOC110933344 gene encoding protein NODULATION SIGNALING PATHWAY 2 yields MQPEVLQSILLQDLDEARLYGLEMDNYTCVDYELYSSITTPEDSSIITSESYFHTMLPSDHISKLPYVDDSGVVLPMENISQHVEGIEDISGTSLDDVLRWWATSEEMDSMCTDVSMENEGVRGGPSVKSNDTPVMSPSMNLTMVLPMEVEGQTSLGSLLKAYGEAMEMGQRELANAIVGCLNEKASPLGGTMERVAFNLFHSGNQIDYIKQESTKNYKSAFKAFYECFPYGRFPHFAANSAILETIMNDSRKVHIIDFDMGEGVQWPPMLEAIGKLKREIKLTSIRTNYAQSYSFEETKNRLSDYANRCGLKLEVQDVGIEDLVWEIVRSHGHDFLAFNCMVGLPHMGRRRNRSEVMEFVRAAKNLLLTNKGILTFGDGEDWENTNVSRGFGSFFDDYLKHYHALCESMERSFPENLTEARLAMETLFVGPYVSSLSWYQKWQNDRGDYGFKEDIGLMGWRLSKESLMEAKEMVNERQSAYSIRLVGQNNNEMVLQWRGTPLVRVSAWK; encoded by the coding sequence ATGCAGCCAGAAGTGCTTCAATCGATTCTTCTACAAGACCTTGATGAAGCAAGATTATATGGTCTAGAAATGGATAATTATACATGTGTTGACTATGAACTCTACTCCTCAATCACCACCCCTGAGGACTCTTCCATAATCACCTCAGAGTCATACTTTCATACCATGTTACCAAGTGATCATATTAGTAAGTTACCTTATGTCGATGACTCGGGAGTAGTGCTCCCTATGGAGAATATTTCTCAACATGTGGAAGGGATTGAAGATATTTCAGGCACTTCCCTTGATGATGTATTGAGATGGTGGGCTACTAGTGAAGAAATGGATAGTATGTGCACGGATGTATCCATGGAGAATGAAGGTGTACGTGGCGGTCCATCTGTAAAATCTAATGACACGCCTGTGATGTCTCCATCGATGAACCTTACGATGGTGTTACCAATGGAAGTTGAAGGCCAAACAAGCCTTGGTAGTCTACTTAAAGCTTATGGAGAAGCCATGGAGATGGGACAAAGAGAACTAGCGAATGCAATCGTGGGTTGTTTAAACGAGAAAGCTAGTCCACTTGGTGGAACCATGGAACGTGTGGCTTTTAACTTGTTTCACTCAGGAAATCAAATAGACTACATAAAACAGGAATCAACGAAAAATTATAAGTCCGCATTCAAAGCTTTTTATGAATGTTTCCCTTATGGGAGATTTCCTCATTTTGCAGCCAATTCAGCTATTCTTGAAACAATTATGAACGACTCAAGGAAGGTACACATCATAGATTTTGATATGGGTGAAGGGGTTCAATGGCCTCCAATGTTAGAGGCTATTGGAAAGCTAAAAAGAGAGATTAAGTTGACATCCATTAGAACAAATTACGCACAAAGTTATAGTTTTGAGGAGACAAAAAACCGGCTCAGTGATTATGCAAACCGTTGTGGATTGAAGTTGGAGGTTCAAGATGTCGGGATTGAAGATTTGGTGTGGGAGATCGTAAGATCGCATGGGCATGACTTCCTAGCCTTCAATTGTATGGTTGGACTACCACACATGGGGAGGAGAAGAAATAGAAGTGAAGTGATGGAGTTTGTAAGGGCTGCCAAGAACTTATTGTTAACAAACAAAGGAATTCTAACATTTGGCGATGGAGAAGATTGGGAAAATACAAATGTTTCTCGCGGTTTTGGTTCGTTTTTTGATGACTACTTAAAACACTATCATGCACTTTGTGAGTCAATGGAAAGAAGCTTCCCAGAGAACCTTACAGAAGCAAGATTAGCCATGGAGACACTTTTTGTGGGCCCATATGTTTCATCATTGTCTTGGTACCAAAAGTGGCAGAATGATAGGGGAGATTATGGATTCAAAGAAGATATTGGGTTAATGGGTTGGAGGCTGAGCAAAGAGAGTTTGATGGAAGCTAAAGAGATGGTGAATGAGAGACAAAGTGCATATAGCATCAGGCTTGTAGGGCAAAATAATAATGAAATGGTTCTACAATGGAGAGGAACTCCATTAGTTAGAGTTTCTGCTTGGAAGTAG